A window of the Halobacterium hubeiense genome harbors these coding sequences:
- a CDS encoding DUF3892 domain-containing protein, whose amino-acid sequence MSKWPDYVITAVRYDGDTIERVRVYEGDGEQLTDRQTRSRTAVMLSLFVQRDYCTAYQDGNGEWRKGADVETVDVDGTTYIRTDGNDIASDDLGELPDF is encoded by the coding sequence ATGAGCAAATGGCCGGATTACGTCATTACTGCCGTTCGATACGATGGGGACACGATTGAACGAGTGCGGGTCTATGAGGGCGATGGAGAGCAGCTGACTGATCGGCAGACGAGATCTCGCACGGCAGTCATGCTTAGCTTATTCGTGCAACGAGATTACTGTACGGCGTATCAGGATGGCAATGGGGAGTGGAGGAAGGGGGCTGACGTGGAGACCGTAGACGTTGACGGGACAACATACATTCGGACTGATGGCAACGACATCGCGAGCGACGACCTGGGCGAATTACCGGACTTTTAG